The Actinomadura graeca nucleotide sequence CCGAGCCGCACTGGGGCACGGTCGGCGCGACGCAGCGGCTCCAGCGCGTCATCGGCAAGCGCCGCGCGAAGGAGCTGCTGTTCACCTCCAGGACGATGGAGGCGGAGGAGGCGCTGTCGGTGGGCCTCGTCCAGCGGCTCGTCCCCGCCGCGGACCTGGCGGCGGCCGGGGAGAAGCTCGCGGCGGCGATCGCCGGGGCGCCCGGGCTGGCGATGTCGCTGACCAAGCAGGCGATCGACCTGGGCTCGGAGACCGACCTGGCCAACGGGATCAGGATCGAGATGGCCGCGATCGAGCGCTGCCTCGCCGACGGCGCCTGGCGCGAGGGCGTCGGCGCCTTCAACGCCGGGGCGCGCCCCGGGCCGCGCGACGGCGGCGCGGCACCGGCTGGCCGTCCCGCCTCCGGCGACCGGGGGCGGGAGCCGGCGGACGGGGAAGGAACTACAGGGCGGTGGGAGCCGGTGGACGGAGCTGGGCTGTGAATCTGAGCGGGGTGTGCCCGCTGACCGCCGACGCCGCGCTGCGGCGGGCGGCGGACGTGGCGGCGGACGTGCAGGCCGTCGTCTCGCGGCAGGGGAACATCACCTACGCGGAGCTGGACGCCGAGGTGACCGCCGTCCGCGCCGCGCTGGCCGCGGCGGGGGTGCGGCGCGGCGACCATGTCGCGGTCTGCCTCGGGAACGGTCCTCGGTGGGTGTCGCTGTTCGTGGCGATCGGCTCCCTCGGCGCGGTGACGGTGCCGGTCAACACCCGCCTGCGCGAGGACGAGATCGCCTACGTCCTGCGGCAGTCCCGCGCGACGCTGCTGTTCACCGCCGACCGGTTCCTCAACATCGACTTCACCGCGATGCTGCGGCGGATCTGCCCCGGCGTCGGCTCGTCCCTGCCCGACCCGGCGCTGCCCCACCTGCGGGACGTGGTCGTGCTCGGCAAGGACGTGCCGGAGTGCGCGCGGTCCTGGGAGACGTTCCTCGCCGGGCCCGCGCCCGAGGTGGAGCCGTGCTCCGACCCCGACGACGTGCTGCTGATCCAGTACACCTCCGGCACGACGTCCTACCCGAAGGGCGTGCTGCTGACCCACCGCAACATGTGCGCGGACGCGTTCTTCTCCGGCACGCGGCTCGGGCTGCGGGCCGGCGACCGGTTCCACAGCGCGCGGCCGTTCTTCCACGCGGCGGGCAGCACGCTGTCGGTGCTGGCGTGCCTCCAGCACGTCGCGACGCTCGTGACCATGGACCGGTTCGAGGCCGGTGAGGCGCTGCGGCTGATGGAGGCCGAGCGCTGCACCCACTTCTCCGGCAACGACACGATCGCGCTGATGCTGCTCGACCATCCGGACCTGCCCCGGCGGAGGCTGCGGCTTCGGGGGGCGTGGGCGGCGGCGTCACCGGCGATCGTCCGGCGGATCATCGACGAGCTCGGCGCGGCCGAGTGCGTCGTCGGCTACGGGCTGTCCGAGGCGTCCCCGAACGTGGCGCAGTCGGCCTGGTGGGAGCCGGAGGAGGTGCGGGTCTCCGGGCGGATGCTGCCCGAGCCGGGGGTCGAGGTCCGGATCCGCGACACCGGGACCGGCCTCGACGTCCCCGCCGGGGACACCGGGGAGATCCTCGTGCGCGGCTGGAACGTCATGCGCGGCTACTACGAGATGCCCGAGGAGACGGCGGAGGCGCTGTCGCCGGACGGCTGGCTGTCCACCGGCGACCTCGGCAGGCTCGGCCCGGACGGGCGGCTGGAGTTCACCGGCCGCGCCAAGGACCTCATCCGCGTCGGCGGGGAGAACGTCGCCCCCACCGAGGTCGAGGACGTCCTGCACCGGCATCCGAAGATCAAGCAGGCGGCGGTGGTCGGGGTGCCCGACGCGCGGCTGATCGAGGTCCCGTTCGCGTTCGTCGTGCTCACCGAGGGCTGCGAGGCCGGGCCGGAGGAGATCCTCGGCTGGGCGCGCGAGCGGCTGGCCGGGTTCAAGGCGCCGCGGCACCTGCGGGTCGTCGCCGGGTTCGAGGAGATCGGCATGACCGCGAGTTCCAAGGTGCAGAAACGGCACCTCGCCGAGCACGCGCGGCTGCTGCTGGAGTCGGAGGGCCGATGAGGATCGAGACGCCCGTCACCCGGCTGCTGGGCGTGGACCTCCCGATCGTCCAGGCGGGCATGTCGTGGGCGTCGTCGGGGTCGGCGCTGCCGCTGGCGGTGTCCCGCGCCGGCGGGCTCGGCGTGATCGCCGCGGGGCCGATGCGGCTGCCCGACCTGGCGCGCGCCATCGACGAGGTCGAGGCGGGCACCGACCGGCCGTACGCGGTGAACCTGCCGCTGTACCGCAAGGGCGCCGAGGAGGTCATGGACCTGCTGTGCGCCCGGCGGATCCCGGTGCTGATCGCCTCGCAGGGCGGCCCCAAGCGCTACATCGAGCGGTTCAAGGACGCCGGGACGCTCTGCCTGCACGTCGTGGCGGGCGAGGAGCACGCGGCCAAGGCCGCCGGCGCCGGGGTGGACGCCCTCGTCGTCGTCGGCGCCGAGGCGGGCGGCCATCCGCCCGCGGGCCTGGTGTCCACCCTGGTGATGGTCAGGGCGGTGGCCCGGCACACGCCGGAGGTCCCGATCATCGCCTCCGGCGGTTTCGCCGACGGCGAGGGGCTGGCCGCCGCACTCGCGCTGGGCGCGGGCGCGGCGCAGTTCGGCACGCGGTTCCTGCTGAGCGAGGAGTCCGACCTGCACCCGGCGTACAAGGCCGCCGTGCTGGCCGCCGGGGTCGGCGACACCCGGACGGTCGGGCACCAGATCGGCATGATCCGGCTGCTGGCCAACGAGTTCGCCGACCGCATGACCGAACTGGAGCGCACCGCCGCGGCGCTGGAGCGGCGCCGCGCGGAGTTCGCCGCGTCCACGCTGCGGATGGCGGCCTTCGAGGGCGACGTCGTCCGCGGCAAGGTCGAGGCGGGCCAGTCGGCCGGGCTGATCGACGCGATCCTCCCCGCGGAGGTGATCGTCCGGACCCTCGCCGAGGAGTACGCGGCGGCGCTCACCCGGATGCCCGCCCCCCTGCGTGACTGACCGGGACGTCCGCCGCCGGGCACCGGCCCGGCGGCGGACGCCTGACGGTCAGCGCAGGGCGGGGAAGCGGCGGACGAGGCCGATGCGGGACCAGGGGCCGCCGAGCCCGAGCGTGTCACCGGCGTTGGCCCAGGCGACCGCGATCAGCAGCGCGGCGTAGATCCAGTGCTCGTCCATGAACGGGTTGGTCTCCAGCGGCAGGGACGCCGCGTACAGCATCGCGAGCAGGATCGTTCCACCTGCCGCGGCGATCCGCAGTCCGATGCCGAGGAGGAGTGCGACACCGAGTCCGGCGAGTCCGAACATGTAGGACACGTCGACCCAGGTCTGGCCGGCCATGGAGTGGAACATCCCCTTGAAGGGGCCCTCGACGTGGCTGAGGAAGCCCTTGGACGGGGACGTCCCGTCCAGCCAGCCGGAGGTGGCGGGCTTCCCGAGACCGAGCAGCTTGTCGAGGAAGGCCCAGGCGAAGATCCAGCCTAGGCAGAGGCGGCCGGCCGCCCAGGCGTAGGGGGCCTGGGTGTCGGCGGTGCGATGGGCGGGGGGCGTGGGATGCGTCCTGACGGACATGGGGGCTCCCATTGGCGGGGGACAGGGTAAGCCATCTGATCGGTAAGTTTCCTATTGGCTCACCGTTCTGGCTAGACCTTTCCACCATCAAAGTGACCTTCGCTGCCAACCCCTGTTCGCTGCCTGCCCGATCCGGCGCGGCGCATTGCCCCGCGGGGGCCCCCGGCGCTACCAAGGCACCCGGTGGGCGCCTAACCCCGTTCCGCCCGCCGGTCTGGAGAGGTGACGAGATGAAGAGGATTGTGTCGATCGCCCAGTTGACAGCCCTGGCCACCCTCGGCGGGCTGGCCGGGACGGTGGCGGTCTCGGCGGCCGTGAACGCGGCCACCGACGCGGGACGGCGTGACCTGACGGCGCAGATCCGCGACGTGAAGGGCGAGGTCGTCGGCACGCTGACCGTCGCGCCGATGGGCAAGCAGGAACGGCTGAGCGTGCGGGTCATGAACGTCGCGCCGGGCTTCCACGGGTTCCACATCCACACCACCGGCAAGTGCGACCCCAATGCCGTGGACCCCAGCACCGGCAAGGTCAGCCCGTTCTTCACCGCCGGGACCCACCTGAACCTGGACTCCACGCACACCCATCCCTCGCACTCGGGCGACCTGCCCAACCTGCTGGTCAACCAGGACGGGCGCGGGCAGGGCGAGGCGATCACCGACCGCTTCACCGCGGAGAACCTGATGGACGCCGACGGCAGCGCGATCATCATCCACGTGAACCCGGACAACCATGCCAACATCCCTGACCGCTACGCCACCGCCGACGGCAAGAAGGGCCCGGACGCCGGCACCCTCGCCACGGGCGACGCCGGCGGCCGCGCCGCGTGCGGCGTGATCAGTCAGTCCGGCAAGTCGGGCAAGTCCGGTAAGGGCTGAGTCCACCCGGGGCCGAGCCGCCCGGGACCGCCCTCCGGTCCTCGCGTCCGGCGAGGACCGGAGGGCCGGGCCGGTGCCGGGCCATG carries:
- a CDS encoding DoxX family membrane protein produces the protein MSVRTHPTPPAHRTADTQAPYAWAAGRLCLGWIFAWAFLDKLLGLGKPATSGWLDGTSPSKGFLSHVEGPFKGMFHSMAGQTWVDVSYMFGLAGLGVALLLGIGLRIAAAGGTILLAMLYAASLPLETNPFMDEHWIYAALLIAVAWANAGDTLGLGGPWSRIGLVRRFPALR
- a CDS encoding superoxide dismutase family protein, which codes for MKRIVSIAQLTALATLGGLAGTVAVSAAVNAATDAGRRDLTAQIRDVKGEVVGTLTVAPMGKQERLSVRVMNVAPGFHGFHIHTTGKCDPNAVDPSTGKVSPFFTAGTHLNLDSTHTHPSHSGDLPNLLVNQDGRGQGEAITDRFTAENLMDADGSAIIIHVNPDNHANIPDRYATADGKKGPDAGTLATGDAGGRAACGVISQSGKSGKSGKG
- a CDS encoding NAD(P)H-dependent flavin oxidoreductase; protein product: MRIETPVTRLLGVDLPIVQAGMSWASSGSALPLAVSRAGGLGVIAAGPMRLPDLARAIDEVEAGTDRPYAVNLPLYRKGAEEVMDLLCARRIPVLIASQGGPKRYIERFKDAGTLCLHVVAGEEHAAKAAGAGVDALVVVGAEAGGHPPAGLVSTLVMVRAVARHTPEVPIIASGGFADGEGLAAALALGAGAAQFGTRFLLSEESDLHPAYKAAVLAAGVGDTRTVGHQIGMIRLLANEFADRMTELERTAAALERRRAEFAASTLRMAAFEGDVVRGKVEAGQSAGLIDAILPAEVIVRTLAEEYAAALTRMPAPLRD
- a CDS encoding AMP-binding protein, producing MNLSGVCPLTADAALRRAADVAADVQAVVSRQGNITYAELDAEVTAVRAALAAAGVRRGDHVAVCLGNGPRWVSLFVAIGSLGAVTVPVNTRLREDEIAYVLRQSRATLLFTADRFLNIDFTAMLRRICPGVGSSLPDPALPHLRDVVVLGKDVPECARSWETFLAGPAPEVEPCSDPDDVLLIQYTSGTTSYPKGVLLTHRNMCADAFFSGTRLGLRAGDRFHSARPFFHAAGSTLSVLACLQHVATLVTMDRFEAGEALRLMEAERCTHFSGNDTIALMLLDHPDLPRRRLRLRGAWAAASPAIVRRIIDELGAAECVVGYGLSEASPNVAQSAWWEPEEVRVSGRMLPEPGVEVRIRDTGTGLDVPAGDTGEILVRGWNVMRGYYEMPEETAEALSPDGWLSTGDLGRLGPDGRLEFTGRAKDLIRVGGENVAPTEVEDVLHRHPKIKQAAVVGVPDARLIEVPFAFVVLTEGCEAGPEEILGWARERLAGFKAPRHLRVVAGFEEIGMTASSKVQKRHLAEHARLLLESEGR
- a CDS encoding enoyl-CoA hydratase/isomerase family protein, which gives rise to MDEDPVLVLRDGAVVHAVLNRPAARNALNLAMCHRLRETFAALDADPAVRAVLLRANGPAFCAGADLRERKGRDEDWVRARRIASFAAYDAIERCSKPVVALAHGPVVGSGGEIAMSCDFVVAADDVSFRFPEPHWGTVGATQRLQRVIGKRRAKELLFTSRTMEAEEALSVGLVQRLVPAADLAAAGEKLAAAIAGAPGLAMSLTKQAIDLGSETDLANGIRIEMAAIERCLADGAWREGVGAFNAGARPGPRDGGAAPAGRPASGDRGREPADGEGTTGRWEPVDGAGL